The segment atgagaccagacaatctagaggatttgagtttagctgaatttgctgtccgatatgaaacagtttcaagtggaaTGTGGACAGAAAAGGATggagacgcagaacttagaaatgacgatgaagaaatatcgaggtcgaggtttataaaattaaagggCAATACCTGAACGCGAATAAGAACAAAACCGGCTGTACTTCGTCACCAATATTGTACCCTGAACACGGATAGagaaggatatttctataacctaatagtgtgtcacattccatttcgggatgaaagtacacttatatccgaaaacgaatctgcggaacaatgttttcttcgacggcaacgcgagttgaaacctatgttgggtaacgcaaccgtcgaacaatttactcacgtagagcaaattattgaagcggcgctcgcccaggctgttgctttgaatgttgtacacgaagaagaaactaataatgaacatttaggagaactagtcagaattcatgccgacgaaacagtatattatgatcaaggtgatttatatgaagatcaccAGCAACAAGAAACACATGCAATATCCGAGACGTATTCCTTAATAGCATTCGAAGtctgaatattcaacagaaagacttattgaaatcagtttccgcagtaattgagaaagatattaaacaaaatgatgatgatggaAATACagaacaaatgttgctttttattaccggaggagctggtagcggtaagtcgtttattttaaaattacttgttcaACATATTAAACGCTGCTCTAATCCTACAgttgatacgatgataaaaccatcgtTCATTGAAGTAGCCTCTTTGACTGCCTTCGCCGCCCGacaaaaatttggaaaaactctgcattccttgttctcgttgcctattgaaaaaggtactgcaaaacctatcgacgactgacaggacagaggctcgaacaggagaggCAAAAGTGGCGTGATAcaaggtggttgattatcgacgaggTATCAATGGTGTCTTATGAGAACTTgtgaataattcatttaagattgcaagaattcaaaacaaatgataaattgTTTAGTGGCGTAAATTtacttctctttggcgatatcatgcagttcccccagtaaaaggacactggtgttaTGAACAGACACATTGGTGTActgtagaaattaatttatggcaccagTTTTCATTTtgcgaactcaccattaatacgcgacaaagagatgacgttgagtttatcgacTTACCGAATATCCTTCGGTTTGGGGACGTGACAACTTCTTAACTACaaatactatgcgaacgaagaggagttcccctaaccggagagttcgaggatggtgcagcagtaaggatactcccaacgataaaattagtggatttctgatggtttgataaacgacgcaatgggaatagtgaagaaatttacatggccggcacttcgaaggGATCAACTAGAACAGGGAGAATTGCCAGATTCAGTACTTGTTAAATGTGACGACGAATCCATTGGAAACAGATTCAAAGATACTGATGGTAACATTCCAATATTTCCAGTTGCagcaacgtttcaagcgacAAAAGGTTATGGAGATGTCGAGCGCAGAataagttgggcagtaacaGTGCATGAATTACAAGCGACTACATTGaacaaagctgtaattgatcttggcaagaagaattttgcaaaatactAAATTTACGTTGCACATAGTCGTGTTAAAAGTTTAGATGGTCTCGTTTTATCTGATTTAACACCAAACTAAGTCCTCGTTAAACCTTATGACGAGAGAGCACTCGCACATATGTAAAGATTACGACAGTtgcttttgcaaagaaacagtccaaatcagcTTCCAGCGACCGATACGTGAAGATATGTAAAGACCGTAAATACCGATAcgtaaagaaactgacgaagtttacttgcagggacaactttgaaaaatcgcgatcggtatattccttgcaggataaccctaaagaataggttTCTTCTTATTACAATAACAATAgctattaacaataagaagtcaTGTTAAGAACATGATACTACGACTATCTTTTGCCTAGATACAGCGAGTTAAAGATAAAATAGTAATTGTGCGGTTTTGAAGCATGTCGCTGAAAAGAACTGGTACATCAAAATGTTCatcaaaatgaaaaagcaAGAGATGcatcttaaaaaaaaatctgcTCTTTCTACTGCTTCTTTACTGAATGATCTACAATGATTTGATCGCTTTCTAGGAGCGGTTAAACTCAGAAGGACGACTTTTacttcaaaattaaataactcaGCCAATAAAAAATCGTACAACAACCAAAAAATACTGATTTTACATAGGAAGGTAGTCGCTTTCGATTGATACCTAATGCAACTTGCtgaaaaaatttcttactGCCATGCAACGTTACAAAGTTGaacaaaatgtttaaaaattttcgaagtGCTACTTATATCACTataacttttataaaattcagcGTAGCTAAAATCTTAAAAGAGGATCTAAAAATAGAGATTTCACAGCTTCAAATGATCTTTCCGCGATATCGATTCGACCATTTTTCTCAAAGTAATAACCATCTGAATCTCGTCCTATTTTTCGGGTTTGTAGAAGTGATCCCTTAATTGTTTTGTGAagtgtatattttattattacattctCTACGAATTATTACAATTCCTGCTTCGATTCAAATATCGCTCATGTTCGGTTCGCGAGTAATCAACAGTACGTGAGTGAACGAGAGACCAGTTTCCTGAAAAAAGACATCATCCACGGATCCCAGGTAGACCCGGTGGTCACGCATTGTGGTGATCTAAAAGATTGCTATATTTGGACGGACTCGGGAAGCGCTGAAAGCTGCCACCCAGCTGTGAGGCCCGGGACGTAACAAATTGGTGGCAGCGGTGGAATCTCACGCAACCACCGTGGAAACCAACCATCAGGAGAATGGAGTCGTCAGTAACATCGTACGTGGGTACAAAAGATTACAGTACACGTAATATTCGTAAAGCTCAAGAAAGGTTCGTTTACGAACGTGTTTATGCGAAGTCGAGTCACCGGTTTACGATCGTGTTGACGAGAGCGAGTCATCGGCGACCGAACGAACGGTTTATTACCTTGTTTTCGCCAACGAGATATTTTTCCCAATTTTGTGAATCATAGGGCCCTGTTTATACGCTCAGGCCGCGTCAGGCGTGGCCCCTTCCACAACGACAGGCTGTCGATGCACAGTCCTCTCTGTGAGGCAGGCTGCGCGCGCACCGTCCCCACCATGCGTCCAGCTGCGCGCGCAACTCTCACATCAGAAGCGACCAGCTCCCGCCACAGTGCACATCAGTCTCCGACTAACCATTACGGTGTGAACACGCGAAAGTATACGCTCAGTAAAAATACAAAGTGAAAAGtgttaaattcaattcaacAAGTAAGGCATTACTCCTACGTCATTTTAGCAAAATCTTTCTAAgatatattatttcatattatttcatattatttaattcatttttagtGATGGGTGACAAATACCAAGAGCGCACCGACTCGCGCATTAAATATGTGATACTCGACGGAGCCGCAAAGGTACGTCCATCGAATAGTTACAtttcagtttttatttttctacaattatttcatttaaaaccATTTTTATATTAGAAGAGAAAACGTGGTCGAAGAGCCGGACGCTACGTTCAAGCAAGAAGGCGCCGCCGTGAATTAAACGTGCACAAACCCGCTCACGTAGCTTTGTACGAAGAATTGGCTGCTGAAATAGCGCTCATATCGACGTCAGGACGCTGCGTGCGGAGGTCCGCTGCTATTGATATTCCGAAGCGCGATTCTGCTGGAACCACAGCAACGTTCAACGACACATCCTCTTCGTCGAGTGAAAGTAAAAACCTAGAGACAATAGAAATAGTTGATTTGTGCGATAGTGACGCCGAAACTGTAATTATGACGCCGCCGCAGGCAATAGACATTTTAGATACGTCAATAGCACGGAAAGTGTTCGAACATCATGAAATTCCCGATAATATATTGTTAGATTACGCGCGCCATCCGCACGAGGATCCAAACTTCGTACCGACAAGTGTATGGAATTGGTGCGAATTTAGATTCGAGACtcagtaaattaaatataaatacgtAAGTTGgatattcaatttcattttccattttGAAATCAATCCCCCGATAAAATGGCGACCAGTGATACCCACTCGAAAAGACAAGTGGACGAAGCCGCGCACAAGGACGAACTAGTTGCCTACGAAAAGAATTTAGTTGAACGCGAACGCCGCATCAAAGAAAACAAACGCCGCGTCGAAGCGGAACAATTAGAAATACTAAACgcgcaaaaggaataaaataatttttaacaaaaaatacaaccgacatCAAAAGTGTAAAACAATTTCTATTGCATTTATACTAACGCTCCACAGCTATTACTAAaatctatttaatcgttaaataatatactaaatacatttcaaccttttcggaggcagcgcagaattaaaaatttttcttctactcGGAAGATCCTACTTCAGGGGTTGGCAATCTATGGCACCCCGGATACCGAATGACCGATTTAATCATTTCAAGTTAACAATATTAAACGaaaatcaacatacccattgcagATTAACTACACGTACATCAGAAGTGTTGCCAATTtttgatacaatcgttacaattacaaatgttttcagccgtatctataacgttccgTATTTTTTCTtgcgacttattaattaccaagttctTCATGCGGCGCCGCAGTCAAACCGTTATTGGCATAtacgggtatttttaattttgcgccacctccgaaaaggttgaaatatatttagtatactatttaacgattaaataggttTTAGTAATAGCTTTGGAgcattggtataaatgaaatatctagaaattattttacactttttagcgcattttgaagtcggttgtattttttgttaaaaattattatccgacttcaaaaaggaggaggatactcaaaaTGTGCCTCACCAATTCTCTTACTCTCTCCATTTAGAAGTCACAGATATTTGTTCAGTATAAATTTAAACGTGATACAGTGAATATCGGTAAGTACCAAATTACAAGTaccaatattttatatttttatccgacttcgaaaaggaggaggatactcaattcgatcagtatattttttttttcctggctttgttcaccgattactccgagatggatagaccaatcggaatgaaaccttttgcatcttctaaagtatgtctcccgattggtcccgttaaaagaacatttcgcatttttttattccgaacggtttttattgcaaaaaaacgggaagtttctaacctcaacatagaatgacttcaatgatcctttaatatattgtc is part of the Osmia bicornis bicornis unplaced genomic scaffold, iOsmBic2.1, whole genome shotgun sequence genome and harbors:
- the LOC114882337 gene encoding uncharacterized protein LOC114882337; translated protein: MMGDKYQERTDSRIKYVILDGAAKKRKRGRRAGRYVQARRRRRELNVHKPAHVALYEELAAEIALISTSGRCVRRSAAIDIPKRDSAGTTATFNDTSSSSSESKNLETIEIVDLCDSDAETVIMTPPQAIDILDTSIARKVFEHHEIPDNILLDYARHPHEDPNFVPTSVWNWCEFRFETQ